The Chryseolinea soli genome contains a region encoding:
- a CDS encoding OmpH family outer membrane protein: protein MKNLSLILNVVLLVAVGVLFYLHFSSGKPAAASSSSVPAGDLKIAYINSDSVLKHYDYLEVNRQLLEDKTKRAEQDYRNRAISLQNEIAAYQRNVSSMTLGQVKATEEDLGKKQQNLQMYQQSLSQAMMEEEAKLNKALYDRITVYLKKIGDEKGYQVVLKFDPTSDVLYAGQSLDISKDVIDGLNAEYKQEKTGAPDSTATKKK, encoded by the coding sequence ATGAAGAATCTGTCGCTTATTTTAAACGTCGTGCTGCTGGTGGCAGTGGGTGTTTTGTTTTATTTACATTTTTCCTCCGGGAAACCCGCCGCCGCATCATCCTCCAGTGTGCCCGCCGGCGATTTGAAAATAGCTTATATCAATTCCGACAGTGTTTTAAAGCACTATGACTACCTGGAAGTGAACCGCCAGTTGTTGGAAGATAAGACCAAGAGAGCGGAGCAGGATTACCGCAACCGCGCTATCAGCCTTCAAAACGAGATCGCTGCCTACCAACGCAACGTGTCCAGCATGACCCTGGGCCAGGTGAAAGCCACCGAAGAAGATCTCGGCAAAAAACAACAAAACCTTCAAATGTATCAGCAGAGCCTCAGCCAGGCCATGATGGAAGAAGAAGCCAAGTTGAACAAGGCCCTCTATGACCGCATCACCGTGTACTTGAAAAAGATCGGCGATGAAAAGGGCTACCAGGTGGTATTGAAATTCGACCCCACCAGCGACGTGCTGTATGCCGGCCAGAGCCTCGACATTTCCAAGGACGTGATCGACGGATTGAATGCCGAATACAAACAAGAAAAGACCGGCGCACCCGACAGCACCGCGACGAAAAAGAAATAG
- a CDS encoding gamma carbonic anhydrase family protein produces MALIKTVRGNTPQFGNNCFLADNATVVGEVVMGDNCTVWFNAVVRGDVHSITIGNNTNIQDGAIIHCTYQKAKTVIGSNVSIAHNAIVHGCTIHDDVLVGMGAIIMDDAVIGSNAVIAAGAVILPGTQVEPGSTYAGMPAKRIKDTSEEMKAVIQRTARNYPMYAEWFK; encoded by the coding sequence ATGGCGCTCATCAAAACCGTTAGAGGGAACACCCCCCAATTCGGCAACAATTGTTTCCTGGCGGATAACGCTACGGTGGTAGGAGAGGTGGTGATGGGCGACAATTGTACTGTGTGGTTCAATGCCGTCGTGCGGGGCGATGTGCATTCCATCACCATTGGCAACAACACTAATATCCAGGACGGGGCCATCATCCATTGCACCTATCAGAAAGCAAAGACAGTCATCGGCAGCAACGTTTCCATCGCGCATAACGCCATCGTTCACGGCTGCACCATCCACGACGACGTGCTCGTGGGCATGGGCGCCATCATCATGGACGACGCCGTCATTGGATCAAATGCGGTCATTGCCGCCGGCGCCGTGATCTTGCCCGGCACCCAGGTCGAACCCGGCAGCACCTATGCCGGCATGCCCGCCAAAAGAATCAAGGATACGAGCGAAGAAATGAAGGCCGTGATCCAGCGCACGGCCCGGAACTATCCCATGTATGCCGAGTGGTTCAAATGA